ATCAGAACAACTTTACAAGAAGCAAAATTTAACCTTAAGAGAAACTGCTGCGTTGTTAGATATTACAGATAAAAAACTATCAAATTACCTAAACACTTCTCTTAAAACTTCTTTTTATGAATTTGTAAACTCTTACCGAATAAATCACTTTAAAAAAAGCATTCAAAACGGACAATCTAAAAACTTAACCTTACTGGCTCTAGCTTTCGATGCTGGCTTCAATTCAAAAGCAACTTTTAATAGAACATTCAAACAAAAGGAAGGAATAACACCTTTACAATTCAAAAAAAGCATAGAAAAAAGTCTCACTGCTTCTAGTGAGTCGATTTAAAAATTGTTTATCAGTTGTTTTGCTCAAAATTTAAATGAGTAACAACAATTATGAATACAACAATTAACAGCGCAACAGAGCGACAAACAAACTTTAATAAAGCGAAAAAATATACCCTTTGGGTATTAGGACTTTCTTGGGGACTCGGATTCTTATTTCTAAATCTTTTTAATTTTTCAAATCTTATCTTTAGAAGTGCTTTTTCATTAATCTATGGATTTTTAC
The sequence above is a segment of the Tenacibaculum sp. 190130A14a genome. Coding sequences within it:
- a CDS encoding helix-turn-helix domain-containing protein codes for the protein MISFVVLDVISGAILLVHPSLEHILLFNLTFLACLIWYIGYYSLNQTHIFLVQQELPQNKKSTHPTKKENRITEIQNLPEFSEKLEVLFRSEQLYKKQNLTLRETAALLDITDKKLSNYLNTSLKTSFYEFVNSYRINHFKKSIQNGQSKNLTLLALAFDAGFNSKATFNRTFKQKEGITPLQFKKSIEKSLTASSESI